Below is a window of Syntrophomonas wolfei subsp. wolfei str. Goettingen G311 DNA.
TTGTTGGGTTTATCAGATATGAGTATGTATAAGGAGGAGTTATAATAATGAGTTTTGCGGACGAATATAGAAAAAAGTTAGTATCAGCGGATGAGGCAGTAAGAATCGTAAAATCTGGAGACTGGATCGATTTTGGCTCCTTTTTAGGGCAGGTCAGAACCCTGGACAAGGCTTTAGCAAAACGCAAAGATGAACTAAGTGATGTTAAAATATGGACTTGCGTTAATCCCTATCCAACCGAAGTTAATGTGGCTGATCCAGAGGGTGACTCCTTTATCTGGCATAGCTGGCATATGTCCGGAGCGGATCGCAAGGTTGCAAAAACCAAAGCGGTTTATTATTCTTCGATAGTCTACTCGGAGCTTCCTCGTTATGTCCGGGAGCACATTGAGCCCCTGGCGGTAGCTATGCTGCAAGTTACTCCCATGGATAAACATGGATATTTCAATTTTGGACCCCAGGCTACCCACACCCGGGCAGTTTGCGACCGGGCTCAAAAGATTATTGTGGAAGTAAACGAAAAACAACCCCGTTGCCTGGGTGGCTATGAAGAGGCCATTCATATTTCGGAAGTTGATTATATTGTGGAAGGGGAAAACCAACCCCTGGCCCAGATTCCGGCTCCGCCGCTCAGCGAAGTAGATCAAAAGATTGCCCAACTTATTCTGGAAGATATGCATGACGGATGTTGTGTTCAGTTGGGAATTGGCGGTATTCCTAATGCAGTGGGCATGATGATTGCGGACTCTGACCTTAAGGATCTGGGTTGTCACACCGAAATGCTGGTAGATGCCTATGTCCATATGCATGAGGCAGGAAAGCTGAGTGGCAGTAAAAAACAAACCGATCCCGGGAAAATGGTCTATACCTTCGCTCTGGGTACTCAAATACTTTATGACTTTATCGATGACAATACCAAATGCGCCATCTATCCAGTTAATTACACCAATAAACCAGCTATTTCTTCACTCAATGATAATCTTATAACCATAAACAATGCGGTGGAAATCGATCTCTATGGACAGATTTGTGCCGAGTCATCTGGATTCCGTCAGATAAGTGGAACCGGAGGACAGTTCGATTTTGTTCTGGCCGGTTACCTCTCCCGGGGCGGTAAATCTTTTGTATGTATGCCTTCTTCATATAAAGCTGCGGACGGGAGTATCAAATCCAGGATATGTCCCACTCTTCCCCCGGGAGGAATTGTTACCGATACCCGTTCCATGGCCCCCATTATTGTTACCGAATACGGCAAATTCCAGCAAAAGGGCATGTCAGTTTGGCAGCGGGCGGAAGGCTTGATCGGAATTGCTCATCCCGATACCAGAGATGAATTAATTAAAGCCGCCCAGGAACAGGGCATTTGGAGAAGAAGCAACAAAATCAGCTAATCATTAACGCTTGTTAGTCAAAGCACCCTGTAGTTGAAAAAGGAATAGACAACTATTGCTAAAAGTCGTGATGGTCGTGATGCTGGTAAAAGGAAGTAAAATTTAATTATAAGACACCCTAAAAACAAATAGCCCCATATTATATTCCCCCAGTTTTTTTAAAAGCGGCAGAATCTTCACTGCCGCTTCACTTTTTAATACTAAAGTGAGAGTTACAGTTAAAAAGCTTTGGATAATTGGATATAATCTATATTAGACTTGGTGCCACTGCAAAAACCTGTTTTTGGGTATACCCAACGCTACATATGGCGTTCAAAATCTCACCATTATACTAGATATGGTGGTGTTAATTTTGAAAAATGACTTTTTGCAGTGGAATCAGACTTTATTACTATTGTTTTTGCTTCTTAAAAGCCTGATTTTGCACAGCGCTAGACATAGTTCCTTGTTTAAGGCATAAATTTATACTGGAAGGACAGCAGGATTTAGCATCCTTTATGGAAAAGGCGGAACCACACATTACAGTGAGTTACTGATGGTATCTGCCTGTCAGCTTGATTAATGTTTAAAAGGAGACTTTATGTATTCTGAAATATTTGATTTTTTGCCTCCGGAAAGAATT
It encodes the following:
- a CDS encoding acetyl-CoA hydrolase/transferase C-terminal domain-containing protein is translated as MSFADEYRKKLVSADEAVRIVKSGDWIDFGSFLGQVRTLDKALAKRKDELSDVKIWTCVNPYPTEVNVADPEGDSFIWHSWHMSGADRKVAKTKAVYYSSIVYSELPRYVREHIEPLAVAMLQVTPMDKHGYFNFGPQATHTRAVCDRAQKIIVEVNEKQPRCLGGYEEAIHISEVDYIVEGENQPLAQIPAPPLSEVDQKIAQLILEDMHDGCCVQLGIGGIPNAVGMMIADSDLKDLGCHTEMLVDAYVHMHEAGKLSGSKKQTDPGKMVYTFALGTQILYDFIDDNTKCAIYPVNYTNKPAISSLNDNLITINNAVEIDLYGQICAESSGFRQISGTGGQFDFVLAGYLSRGGKSFVCMPSSYKAADGSIKSRICPTLPPGGIVTDTRSMAPIIVTEYGKFQQKGMSVWQRAEGLIGIAHPDTRDELIKAAQEQGIWRRSNKIS